Proteins found in one Prochlorothrix hollandica PCC 9006 = CALU 1027 genomic segment:
- a CDS encoding L,D-transpeptidase, translated as MPNASSLATQVMVLCFGASLLSLLPLHSVSRWITGQSIALARSEQTQPNTQPSTSNLIRIGDSPPPLGDAAAPPAVEADPPLAQPPRATVPELVVDLSDRRLYWQENGQVYKSYPIAVGQDGWETPVGVFHVLYTKKNPSWQHPIIRDKVVPPGPDNPLGAAWIGFFVDGKQHIGFHGTPNEDLLGQAVSHGCIRMRNQDILELYGAVEEGWVVRVRS; from the coding sequence ATGCCTAATGCTTCATCCCTAGCTACCCAGGTGATGGTGCTGTGCTTCGGCGCATCTCTCCTCTCCCTGTTGCCACTCCATAGCGTCAGCCGATGGATCACGGGACAGTCCATCGCCTTGGCCCGATCGGAGCAAACCCAGCCCAATACCCAGCCCAGTACCAGCAACCTAATCCGCATCGGCGATTCCCCCCCGCCCCTCGGCGACGCTGCTGCCCCCCCAGCCGTCGAGGCTGATCCTCCCCTAGCCCAGCCTCCCCGTGCCACTGTGCCTGAATTGGTGGTTGATCTGAGCGATCGTCGTCTCTACTGGCAAGAAAATGGCCAGGTCTACAAAAGCTATCCCATTGCCGTGGGCCAAGATGGTTGGGAAACCCCCGTGGGGGTCTTCCATGTGCTGTACACCAAAAAGAACCCATCTTGGCAACATCCCATCATTCGCGATAAAGTGGTTCCCCCCGGCCCGGATAACCCCCTGGGGGCCGCTTGGATTGGCTTCTTTGTGGATGGCAAGCAGCACATTGGTTTCCACGGCACCCCCAATGAAGATCTCCTGGGTCAAGCGGTATCCCACGGCTGCATCCGGATGCGCAACCAAGATATCTTGGAACTCTATGGAGCCGTAGAAGAAGGCTGGGTGGTGCGGGTGCGATCGTGA
- a CDS encoding anti-sigma factor family protein encodes MEGSSSLLLRDRFELLSAYLDGELTAPERQQVEHWLDKEPDVQCLYRRLLTLRQGLQTLPEPVAAIAPDRLVQGVFAGVDHQRRQRWLWRMGPVAAAVVGVCTGLWLTVSGRSPLPQFAEEPQPVPTVVTPKASLAISLDQPIIEFDFAETEALPAVSPGAVSIPTTQQNGAQPAPVAP; translated from the coding sequence ATGGAAGGGTCTTCCTCTCTTTTGCTGCGCGATCGCTTTGAACTGTTGAGCGCTTATCTCGATGGTGAGTTAACTGCACCGGAACGACAGCAGGTGGAACACTGGCTCGACAAAGAGCCGGATGTGCAGTGCTTGTACCGTCGCCTGTTGACCTTGCGCCAGGGATTGCAAACCTTGCCGGAGCCAGTGGCAGCCATAGCCCCCGATCGCCTGGTGCAGGGGGTGTTTGCCGGTGTTGATCACCAGCGTCGCCAACGGTGGCTCTGGCGCATGGGACCCGTGGCGGCAGCGGTAGTGGGGGTGTGTACGGGCCTATGGTTAACGGTTTCAGGCCGATCGCCCCTGCCCCAGTTTGCCGAAGAACCCCAACCCGTTCCCACGGTGGTCACCCCTAAGGCATCCTTGGCTATTTCCTTGGATCAGCCCATTATCGAGTTTGATTTCGCTGAAACTGAAGCCCTCCCCGCCGTTTCCCCTGGGGCTGTTTCTATCCCTACGACGCAACAGAACGGGGCACAACCGGCTCCTGTTGCCCCTTGA
- a CDS encoding class I SAM-dependent methyltransferase — protein MVENSEDRGPAIDQAVGYTATIVAAKRVLEQYNPQPLVWDPYGERLVGAECQHLLERWEAVAQRQQVSLGDVIAKRTRYVAVRTRFFDDLITTFCHLHGDSQVVLLGSGLDTRGFRLGALASARVYEVEQVEVLDQKRQGLQGLQPIAAQYHALAGDLTEVDRWRSALLQAGFQPHRATFWLLEGVVMYLRETAAIALIQGLATLSGPGSQLALDGVRRGSIAAAQDLRQQGRGRVVRHWQFGCDRPQSWLQDQGWLAQVWRPSGLGFAADRYPPHLPESPALGDQGHDRGVWLAQAQGHTL, from the coding sequence GTGGTAGAGAATTCTGAGGACAGAGGGCCAGCGATCGATCAGGCCGTGGGTTATACAGCGACGATCGTGGCTGCTAAGCGGGTTTTAGAACAGTATAATCCCCAGCCCCTGGTGTGGGATCCCTATGGTGAGCGGTTGGTGGGGGCAGAATGCCAGCACCTGTTGGAGCGGTGGGAGGCGGTGGCCCAACGGCAGCAGGTGTCCTTGGGGGACGTGATTGCGAAACGGACCCGTTATGTGGCGGTGCGGACCCGTTTTTTTGATGACTTAATCACAACGTTCTGTCATCTACACGGGGACTCCCAGGTGGTGCTGCTGGGATCGGGGTTGGATACCCGTGGGTTTCGCCTAGGGGCGTTGGCATCTGCCAGGGTCTATGAGGTGGAGCAGGTGGAAGTCTTAGATCAGAAACGGCAAGGTTTACAGGGTTTACAGCCCATTGCGGCCCAGTATCATGCCCTTGCAGGGGATTTAACGGAGGTCGATCGCTGGCGATCGGCCCTCCTTCAGGCAGGGTTTCAGCCCCACCGGGCCACGTTTTGGCTATTGGAAGGGGTGGTGATGTATCTGCGGGAAACGGCGGCGATCGCCCTAATCCAGGGGCTGGCAACCCTCAGTGGACCGGGGAGCCAGTTGGCCCTGGATGGGGTGCGGCGGGGGTCGATCGCGGCGGCCCAGGATCTGCGCCAACAGGGGCGGGGTCGGGTGGTGCGCCATTGGCAGTTTGGCTGCGATCGGCCCCAGTCTTGGCTCCAGGATCAGGGGTGGCTGGCCCAGGTTTGGCGACCGTCGGGGTTGGGGTTTGCCGCCGATCGCTACCCGCCCCACCTACCGGAAAGTCCGGCTTTGGGGGATCAGGGCCACGATCGGGGCGTTTGGTTAGCCCAGGCTCAGGGTCACACCCTGTAG
- a CDS encoding thioredoxin: MSNPDPGGEQLATHSRGNHGGIAPTKIGESAQVK; the protein is encoded by the coding sequence ATCTCTAACCCCGACCCAGGAGGGGAACAATTGGCGACCCACAGCCGGGGCAACCACGGGGGGATTGCCCCTACCAAAATCGGGGAATCTGCCCAGGTGAAATAG
- a CDS encoding sigma-70 family RNA polymerase sigma factor — MTSSLPLSWLTVEINAARTPVQATELSNYDLIVRCQTGVRPDRVAFAELVKRYQSHVDRLLYHLAPDWFDRADLAQEVWIRVYRHLNRLQEPGKFRSWLSRIVTNLFYDELRKRKRHSTPLSLDAPRHVNTEEMEWELPSEDPSPDEILVTEEFYSQLQAAIHRLPDTFRTTIVLRELQGLSYEEIAEITGVSLGTVKSRIARARYRLQQDLQPYLDS, encoded by the coding sequence ATGACTTCTTCCTTACCCTTATCCTGGCTTACGGTTGAGATCAACGCAGCTCGGACTCCTGTGCAAGCAACCGAATTGTCTAACTATGACCTCATTGTGCGCTGTCAAACAGGGGTGCGACCCGATCGTGTGGCCTTTGCAGAATTGGTCAAGCGTTACCAGAGCCACGTCGATCGCCTGCTCTATCACCTTGCCCCCGATTGGTTCGATCGCGCCGACCTCGCCCAGGAAGTTTGGATTCGGGTTTATCGCCACCTGAACCGCCTTCAGGAGCCTGGAAAATTTCGCAGTTGGTTGAGCCGGATTGTCACCAACCTGTTTTATGACGAACTGCGCAAGCGGAAACGGCACAGCACGCCCCTATCCCTGGATGCGCCCCGCCATGTCAATACGGAGGAAATGGAATGGGAACTGCCCTCTGAGGATCCCAGCCCCGATGAAATTTTGGTGACCGAAGAGTTCTATAGCCAGTTGCAGGCGGCAATCCACCGTCTCCCTGACACATTCCGTACCACAATTGTCTTACGGGAATTACAGGGACTCTCCTACGAAGAAATTGCAGAGATTACAGGGGTGTCCTTAGGGACTGTCAAGTCTCGCATCGCTCGGGCACGCTACCGTCTTCAGCAGGATCTTCAGCCCTATTTGGATAGTTGA
- a CDS encoding FG-GAP-like repeat-containing protein — protein sequence MATLTSVTPTINSASAALNANITLNFDTAVNTATVTPSNIRIQGSISGLFTGSFSFTNGNKSIVFDPSKNFQAGEEIQVTITNAVTDTSGSAVGKSVHTFRAGVNFLSSGILTSNGQSLNPGVTSDDPVLGDFDGDGDLDVFIVNATGQGPFAGDATNLVLLNDGTGQFSPGPTIAVSAAVEAYLASIGFTGPGFLAGATGSEGFAGDLDGDGDLDIFASNFGSDGVYLNDGTGKFTLTQLLPGKINPGTLSAIAGGDISSGVDLGDIDGDGDIDAVTSNFGGSRVYLNDGTGFFTDTDQNLGNSYAAGIDLGDLDGDGDLDMAVGSFPGAHDPKEYLYGQPGPFQGLSPVTPPTNGANTIWKNDGNGNFTLFQELEPDVRSAVMKLGDLDGDGDLDAVSANLGPGNLGDPAFRNTPLGNQVWINTGNGFFTKGQLIGNEISNGVDLGDFDGDGDLDVFAVNFGTFPATGEANRLWLNDGSGNFTDSGQLFGDNVSANVAIGDLDGDGSLDVFVANYYAQANQVYLNSINTSKPNAIVDAISNVITANKASNFKFKIQSVNAKAVNEVGFFVVRDNNGTITSDSGQSLTPGQDGYTAAAMKQATVLFAALGNAPAGFDATSLDRIVGALGGTEGVFAGGAKLVFYFLQEGSTDGVIGGKIDTSKVLFGSTFASNAFQSLQLTDNGNGKFTLGWKSSSSSSTFDDLVLTLESTTDAVPFGSGLQGGNQLEILDLTNETQDVSVSINVYREAAFDNLVGFYIIDDINGTVGGVKVGDAGYTAAVLQNRVQTLDFLSVGNGSQTSFTGTLTAGKYLAPFIIVDGTLAEAQAGNAQLYTAFLGANSDGFDHVRLLGSNVFGFEDLAGGGDADYQDLVIQISKA from the coding sequence ATGGCTACCCTTACTTCGGTTACCCCGACCATCAACTCAGCATCTGCGGCCCTCAACGCAAATATTACCCTCAACTTTGATACGGCTGTTAATACCGCCACAGTCACCCCCAGCAATATCCGCATCCAGGGCAGCATTAGTGGGCTGTTTACAGGTAGCTTCAGTTTTACTAATGGCAACAAGTCTATCGTTTTCGATCCGAGCAAGAATTTTCAAGCCGGTGAAGAAATCCAAGTTACCATAACCAATGCCGTCACGGATACCAGTGGCTCTGCTGTCGGTAAGTCTGTCCATACGTTCCGGGCAGGTGTTAACTTTCTATCGTCAGGAATTCTGACCAGTAACGGGCAATCCCTGAATCCAGGGGTCACCAGTGATGATCCTGTTTTAGGTGACTTTGATGGAGATGGTGACCTAGACGTTTTCATTGTTAATGCTACAGGGCAAGGACCCTTTGCAGGGGATGCCACTAATTTAGTGTTGCTTAATGATGGTACAGGTCAATTTAGCCCTGGGCCAACCATTGCAGTTTCAGCAGCGGTTGAAGCCTACCTGGCTTCCATCGGGTTTACAGGTCCAGGATTTTTAGCGGGTGCCACTGGTAGTGAAGGATTTGCCGGAGACTTAGATGGCGATGGAGACCTTGATATCTTCGCCTCCAATTTTGGATCTGATGGTGTTTATCTTAATGATGGCACAGGCAAATTTACCCTAACCCAACTTCTACCCGGCAAAATCAATCCCGGAACCTTGTCGGCAATCGCGGGAGGAGACATTAGCAGTGGTGTTGATCTGGGGGACATAGATGGAGACGGAGATATTGATGCCGTCACGTCTAACTTTGGAGGTAGTCGTGTTTATCTCAATGATGGAACGGGTTTCTTTACGGACACAGATCAAAACCTAGGTAACTCCTATGCCGCTGGCATTGATCTCGGTGATTTAGATGGGGATGGAGACTTGGATATGGCAGTGGGTAGTTTTCCCGGTGCCCATGATCCAAAAGAATATCTATATGGCCAGCCCGGTCCCTTTCAAGGTCTATCACCCGTTACACCACCCACCAATGGTGCTAATACCATCTGGAAAAATGATGGTAATGGAAACTTTACCCTGTTCCAGGAACTAGAACCCGATGTCCGCAGCGCCGTCATGAAGTTAGGCGATCTGGATGGAGACGGTGACTTAGATGCGGTAAGCGCTAACCTCGGCCCTGGTAATTTAGGGGATCCCGCTTTTCGGAATACTCCATTAGGGAATCAAGTCTGGATCAACACAGGCAACGGTTTCTTTACCAAAGGTCAACTGATTGGCAACGAAATTAGTAATGGAGTTGACCTGGGAGACTTTGACGGAGATGGAGATCTGGATGTTTTTGCTGTTAACTTTGGAACCTTTCCTGCCACTGGGGAAGCCAACCGACTGTGGCTGAATGATGGTTCCGGAAATTTCACTGATTCAGGTCAACTTTTCGGTGACAACGTCAGCGCTAACGTAGCCATTGGGGATTTGGATGGGGATGGTTCCTTGGATGTGTTTGTGGCTAATTACTATGCCCAAGCTAACCAGGTTTATCTCAACTCCATTAACACCAGTAAGCCTAATGCGATCGTAGATGCCATCAGCAATGTGATCACGGCTAACAAGGCTTCCAACTTCAAATTCAAGATCCAAAGCGTCAATGCTAAGGCCGTCAACGAGGTGGGTTTCTTCGTGGTGCGGGATAACAACGGCACCATCACCAGCGACAGCGGCCAAAGCCTAACCCCCGGCCAAGATGGCTACACCGCAGCAGCCATGAAACAGGCCACAGTTTTGTTTGCGGCCCTGGGGAACGCGCCCGCAGGCTTTGATGCCACCAGCCTCGATCGCATCGTCGGAGCCTTGGGCGGCACCGAAGGAGTCTTTGCCGGGGGGGCTAAACTGGTGTTTTACTTCCTCCAAGAAGGCAGCACCGACGGAGTCATTGGCGGTAAAATTGACACCAGCAAAGTGTTATTTGGTTCCACCTTTGCCAGCAACGCCTTCCAATCCCTGCAACTGACCGACAACGGCAACGGCAAATTCACCCTCGGCTGGAAATCCAGCAGCAGTTCCAGCACCTTTGATGACCTCGTTCTCACCCTGGAATCCACCACCGATGCAGTGCCTTTCGGTTCAGGGCTGCAAGGCGGCAACCAACTGGAGATTCTGGACTTAACCAACGAAACTCAAGATGTCTCCGTGTCCATCAACGTTTACCGGGAAGCCGCCTTTGATAACTTGGTGGGCTTCTACATCATTGATGACATCAACGGCACCGTGGGCGGCGTGAAAGTGGGAGATGCGGGTTACACCGCCGCAGTGCTGCAAAATCGCGTCCAAACCTTAGACTTCCTGTCAGTGGGCAATGGATCCCAGACTAGCTTCACCGGCACCCTCACCGCCGGGAAATATCTGGCCCCCTTCATCATCGTTGATGGCACCCTAGCTGAAGCGCAAGCAGGCAACGCCCAGCTTTACACCGCCTTCCTGGGAGCCAACTCCGATGGCTTCGATCATGTGCGCCTGTTGGGGAGCAACGTCTTCGGCTTTGAAGACCTGGCCGGTGGGGGCGATGCCGACTACCAGGACTTGGTGATCCAAATTTCCAAAGCCTAA
- the cbiD gene encoding cobalt-precorrin-5B (C(1))-methyltransferase CbiD: MAPRSGYTLPVFACAAALAALKHLQRSGGDPPITQVSLPLIDPPETATIAIEQVAQLQPQVALAITRSDPGDNLDLTRHTPIWAQVELNPLGQTATIVIQGGEGIGHHQSSGAAAIYRYARHLLQQTLAEQLAAGDRLRVTLILPEGQALAQRTSNAAFGVVEGLSLLGTSGLSQPLSSPEQLTQFQQDLEQKAQQYRSLVFCVGENGLDLAKTLGIPPEQTLKTANWLGPLLVAAALNGVQEILLFGYHGKLIKLAGGIFHTHHHVADGRLEILTAHAGALGLPPGMLPQLLNSGTVEAALALVRSRSQGDPIDWATQLYDSLAQRIDDQAQGYMAKHVTTSGDRRLPVVGCLLFDRQRQIIVTSPQGQKILQPWLPS; encoded by the coding sequence ATGGCTCCCCGTTCCGGCTACACGCTCCCTGTTTTTGCCTGTGCTGCGGCCCTTGCTGCCTTGAAGCACCTCCAACGATCTGGGGGGGATCCCCCCATTACCCAGGTCAGCTTACCCCTGATCGATCCCCCGGAAACCGCCACCATTGCCATTGAACAGGTGGCCCAACTTCAGCCCCAGGTGGCCCTGGCCATTACCCGTAGCGATCCTGGCGATAATCTGGATCTGACCCGCCACACTCCCATTTGGGCACAGGTGGAGTTGAATCCCCTGGGACAAACGGCGACGATCGTGATCCAGGGGGGGGAGGGCATCGGTCATCACCAAAGCTCCGGCGCAGCGGCCATCTATCGCTATGCTCGGCACCTGTTGCAGCAAACCCTGGCGGAGCAGTTAGCAGCGGGCGATCGCCTCCGGGTCACCCTCATTTTGCCGGAAGGCCAAGCCCTGGCCCAACGCACCTCCAATGCGGCCTTTGGGGTGGTGGAGGGTCTGTCCCTGTTGGGCACCAGTGGCCTATCCCAGCCCCTCAGTTCCCCGGAACAACTGACCCAATTCCAGCAGGATCTGGAACAAAAAGCCCAACAATACCGGAGCCTCGTCTTTTGTGTGGGGGAAAATGGCCTTGATTTGGCTAAAACCCTGGGAATCCCCCCAGAGCAAACCTTGAAAACCGCCAACTGGCTTGGCCCCTTACTGGTGGCCGCTGCCCTGAACGGGGTGCAGGAAATTCTGCTGTTTGGCTACCATGGCAAGTTGATTAAGCTGGCGGGGGGCATTTTCCACACCCATCATCATGTGGCGGATGGTCGCTTGGAAATTCTGACGGCCCATGCTGGCGCTTTGGGCTTGCCCCCAGGGATGCTGCCCCAGCTCCTCAACAGTGGCACGGTGGAAGCGGCTCTGGCTTTAGTGCGATCGCGCTCCCAAGGGGATCCCATCGATTGGGCTACCCAACTTTACGACAGCCTAGCCCAGCGCATTGATGACCAGGCCCAAGGCTATATGGCTAAACACGTTACGACGAGCGGCGATCGCCGCTTGCCCGTGGTGGGCTGTTTGTTGTTCGATCGCCAGCGCCAGATTATTGTCACCAGCCCCCAGGGCCAAAAAATTCTCCAACCCTGGCTTCCGTCTTAA
- a CDS encoding GNAT family N-acetyltransferase yields MIPPLPPSLAYGVPAPADHNALTHLLTQAFVAPPQAESSYIRNFGLDQFRVLRQGSQILGTLALIPMGQWYGGRRVPIVGVASVAIAPEHRSQGRGVALMEAALGEMQQQGTALSVLYPATQRLYGKVGYGPGGSRWGWTLATAGLRLGSPPLSVYPLDIPPNLPLSGLTAWEGNRVEPRSPQSPNGSALDNGSALDNGSALDTNPDLGLAIDPGATTLQTLQRLYQAYARHHNGPLDRAWGLWRSRLNPAQPKALYGYGLGTPSQPQGYVMFSQNRSPVPAQIATQIAPQIAIEDWAYTSPEAGLSLWAFLGSMGSQIQGITWWGGAIDPLTLLLPELALQPHGHQRWFLRLVNLPAALTARGYPPGLAGELHLKVTDALLPANQGSWILTLDRGQGQVTPGGRGDVQIAIDSLASLYSGFLTAHQLQSLGQVTGSSQSLAWASQVFGGSAPWMPDLF; encoded by the coding sequence ATGATTCCTCCCCTTCCCCCATCCCTCGCCTACGGCGTTCCTGCCCCAGCCGATCACAACGCCCTGACCCATCTCTTAACCCAAGCCTTTGTGGCCCCTCCCCAGGCAGAATCCAGCTATATCCGCAATTTTGGCTTAGATCAGTTTCGAGTTTTGCGCCAGGGTAGCCAAATTTTGGGAACCTTAGCGTTGATTCCCATGGGTCAATGGTATGGGGGGCGACGGGTTCCCATAGTGGGGGTGGCTTCCGTGGCGATCGCCCCCGAACACCGCAGCCAAGGCCGAGGAGTGGCGCTAATGGAGGCGGCCCTGGGGGAGATGCAACAGCAGGGCACGGCCCTATCGGTGTTGTACCCCGCAACCCAACGGCTCTATGGCAAAGTGGGTTATGGGCCGGGGGGCAGCCGCTGGGGTTGGACCTTAGCCACCGCCGGACTGAGGCTGGGATCACCGCCGCTGTCGGTCTATCCCTTGGATATCCCCCCAAATTTACCCCTGTCTGGGTTGACCGCCTGGGAAGGAAACAGAGTCGAGCCGCGATCGCCCCAGTCCCCCAATGGTTCAGCCCTGGATAATGGTTCAGCCCTGGATAATGGTTCAGCCCTGGATACAAATCCAGACCTTGGACTGGCTATAGACCCTGGAGCGACGACCCTGCAAACCCTGCAACGGTTATATCAAGCCTATGCCCGCCACCACAATGGACCCCTCGATCGAGCCTGGGGACTGTGGCGTAGCCGCCTCAACCCGGCTCAACCCAAGGCGTTGTATGGCTATGGCCTGGGTACGCCGAGCCAACCCCAGGGCTATGTGATGTTTAGCCAAAATCGCAGCCCCGTCCCAGCCCAGATCGCTACCCAGATCGCCCCCCAGATCGCTATTGAAGATTGGGCCTATACCAGCCCGGAAGCAGGGCTTAGTCTCTGGGCTTTTCTGGGATCCATGGGGTCCCAAATTCAGGGGATTACCTGGTGGGGTGGGGCGATCGATCCCCTCACCCTGTTATTACCCGAACTAGCCCTTCAGCCCCACGGCCATCAACGTTGGTTTCTGCGCCTGGTTAACCTGCCCGCTGCCCTCACGGCACGGGGCTATCCCCCCGGATTGGCGGGGGAACTGCATCTGAAGGTCACCGATGCCCTGCTGCCTGCTAACCAAGGCTCCTGGATTTTGACCCTCGATCGGGGCCAGGGCCAAGTGACCCCAGGGGGCCGGGGCGATGTGCAGATAGCCATCGATAGCTTGGCTTCCCTGTATAGTGGCTTCTTGACCGCCCACCAGCTTCAGAGCCTGGGGCAGGTAACCGGATCATCGCAGTCCCTAGCCTGGGCCAGTCAAGTCTTTGGCGGTTCCGCCCCCTGGATGCCCGATCTGTTTTAA
- a CDS encoding O-antigen ligase family protein translates to MRITKSQILTVEYVTAIIGLLFYTGALGKLLVTSFHFPRPTITLIRYGILLPGLVTFFLQPKAVLNAILQGKLAWIVMAMATLSFAWSVNSGSSFGSIRTELLPMSIFSLYLSIRFPLKLQFSILLIILQFVSFVSIFYAIAVPSIGQHSAMTPWPGSWKGLFVHKNAFGSFMTLTAGMIFIKIWFTQHKQPIIFVPLLLLIIAALFSGSKGALILSQVFCILIFSYTLIRWRGKRGLIFIYILVVTSILVIGILTAIWNPLMLAIGKDPTMSARTEIWKYIRLQLSSSPILGFGRGAFWITPRFLSGIWQATGDVPANAHNGFYELALDIGYLGLLVFFASFFVNVGKALKLAYKAKKPEYMWPLAFLTFIIMQNMLESFLMRQESFNWVMYLVVSSSLDKWNHDRQWLENKEKTNQQSPTTEPLHRVLNPQFKPLYQLKAEAGVNQTETSLPHSKLTDSTMTRADLTGPKS, encoded by the coding sequence ATGCGCATTACAAAATCACAGATCTTAACCGTTGAATATGTCACTGCCATCATCGGTCTGCTGTTCTATACCGGTGCTTTAGGTAAACTCTTAGTGACTAGCTTTCACTTTCCACGACCAACCATAACCTTGATAAGATATGGAATCTTACTGCCAGGGCTGGTAACGTTTTTCTTGCAACCCAAGGCCGTACTCAATGCTATTCTCCAAGGAAAATTGGCCTGGATAGTCATGGCGATGGCAACCCTTTCATTCGCTTGGTCAGTTAATTCCGGAAGTTCTTTTGGTTCTATTAGAACTGAATTATTACCAATGTCAATTTTTAGTCTTTATTTGTCTATTCGTTTTCCCCTGAAACTACAGTTTTCCATCCTATTAATAATTCTACAATTTGTGTCTTTTGTGAGTATTTTCTATGCGATCGCCGTTCCTAGCATAGGTCAACATTCAGCGATGACTCCTTGGCCCGGTAGCTGGAAGGGATTATTCGTCCATAAAAATGCCTTTGGCTCCTTCATGACCTTAACCGCAGGGATGATCTTTATCAAAATCTGGTTTACGCAACATAAACAACCAATCATATTTGTACCCCTATTATTATTGATTATTGCCGCCCTTTTTTCAGGCTCTAAAGGAGCACTTATTCTGTCTCAAGTTTTTTGCATTTTAATCTTTTCTTATACCTTGATTCGATGGCGAGGTAAAAGAGGATTAATATTCATCTATATCTTAGTAGTTACTAGTATTTTAGTCATAGGGATCTTAACAGCTATTTGGAATCCCTTGATGCTGGCTATTGGCAAGGATCCAACCATGTCTGCTCGGACTGAAATTTGGAAGTATATTAGGCTACAGTTATCCAGTAGTCCTATTTTAGGATTTGGCCGAGGAGCATTTTGGATAACCCCCAGATTTCTATCAGGTATCTGGCAAGCCACTGGAGATGTCCCTGCGAATGCCCATAATGGATTTTATGAGCTAGCTTTAGATATAGGATATTTAGGTTTATTAGTCTTCTTTGCCAGTTTTTTTGTAAATGTTGGCAAAGCCTTAAAACTAGCTTATAAAGCTAAAAAACCTGAATATATGTGGCCTTTAGCATTTCTAACATTTATTATCATGCAAAATATGTTGGAAAGTTTTCTAATGAGACAGGAAAGTTTCAATTGGGTTATGTATCTTGTTGTTTCTTCGTCGTTAGATAAGTGGAATCACGATCGCCAGTGGCTAGAGAACAAGGAGAAGACAAACCAGCAGTCCCCCACCACAGAACCTCTACACCGAGTTCTGAATCCTCAGTTCAAACCTTTGTATCAACTGAAAGCAGAAGCTGGAGTTAACCAAACCGAAACCAGTTTACCTCACAGTAAACTAACCGATTCAACAATGACTAGAGCAGATCTAACAGGCCCAAAATCGTGA
- a CDS encoding glycosyltransferase family 25 protein, whose protein sequence is MRLIDFFDRIYIINLPHRTDRKEATIKELENINIPLIPGRVEFFPGIRPDHKEPFHKLGSKGCFLSVIAMLKIAQSEKSRNVLILQDDITFSPYFKDNEAELLKKLNQTEWDIVQFGYMPEQHCQPQDSKFCSFQVFNESLIGAHFFAVNGKSIDQFLEFLETLIQRPLGDPLGGPMPIDGAINVYNWQNPDITRLISVPVFGSQRSSYSDVTPKWFDKFVILRSLVEFLRKLGIARSLKRLLSSTSARNRSGE, encoded by the coding sequence ATGAGACTCATTGACTTCTTTGATCGTATCTATATAATCAATCTCCCCCATCGCACTGATCGTAAAGAGGCTACAATTAAGGAGCTAGAGAATATAAACATCCCTCTTATACCAGGCAGAGTAGAGTTTTTCCCAGGAATTCGACCTGATCACAAAGAACCTTTCCATAAACTAGGTTCAAAGGGTTGCTTTTTGAGCGTAATCGCAATGCTTAAAATTGCACAGTCTGAGAAATCTAGAAATGTATTAATTTTGCAAGACGATATTACATTTTCTCCGTACTTCAAAGATAATGAGGCTGAGCTACTCAAAAAACTAAATCAAACTGAATGGGATATTGTTCAATTTGGTTATATGCCCGAACAACACTGCCAACCTCAAGACTCAAAATTTTGCAGTTTTCAGGTGTTTAATGAATCGCTGATTGGTGCGCACTTTTTTGCTGTTAATGGTAAAAGTATTGATCAATTTCTCGAATTCCTAGAGACTTTGATTCAACGACCTCTAGGTGATCCCTTAGGAGGGCCAATGCCTATTGATGGTGCTATTAATGTATATAATTGGCAAAATCCTGATATTACCCGACTTATTTCTGTTCCTGTTTTTGGCAGCCAACGGAGTTCTTACAGTGATGTAACACCCAAGTGGTTCGATAAATTCGTGATTCTAAGATCTCTTGTAGAGTTCTTACGGAAGCTAGGGATTGCGAGAAGTCTTAAGCGTCTCCTCAGCTCAACTTCTGCTCGTAACCGTTCAGGGGAATGA